A segment of the Brienomyrus brachyistius isolate T26 chromosome 13, BBRACH_0.4, whole genome shotgun sequence genome:
CGTGACCACCGATCTGGCTCCTGATTGGTTGGACATCATGCCAGCTAATGTGGATACCCTCaagtaaattttaatttcaACATTAAACAACATGTTGCAAAAAATCACTAAGATTGGTTAGATATTGGCGAAGTTATGGTTGTTTAAGTGCACCATACCCTatttacaatttcttacatttattgaaCGAGGCGCAGGCGGCCCTCCGCCTATGCAGAGCGAAGTTGCTCTAAGTAGTCAGTTTTTTCTACAgttctaattgtaattacatTACAACAAAAGGCCGATTTCAGGCATATAAAATCTTCAATATCTCTGGTTCTATTAAAGCTAtattgacaaatgaggtatcatttTTTTCATCTCTTTCCATTAAAATAGGTGTGAAGTTAATCAAGACACCCGAAGTGAACTATGTGGATTATTCttttaagaaaatatattgGTATCTCTGATCTAGAATGTGGTATTCAGAGTTTTTAGATGTGGTACTCAAAGTAATAATGCTTGTCATCAGAAGATTGATTTAATCATTATTCATCAAAGTTAACTAaagcttaattttacaaagcaaTACAAAAATGCTCCAGGTAACGTTCTTAAAAACAATCAACATATTGCTagaaaaactttaatagaaaaaATGAAAGTGCATTATAAAGACTACTACTTTTGTCCATACGTTTCGTTAAAGCGCTCCAAAAAGTAGTCCCCTGTCTTTACTGGAGGATATTTTTTTGATCCGTCACAGCAAGTTATTATGATGTCATCACCAGGCTGGGCGAAGAAAACCAGAGACTGTCTTGTACTTGTATCACCAGGAGGGGGCAGCATAACCCTGTGCTTCTGCAAAAAGGCAAACAACATGCATCCCTGAGTCTTCAAGTTCcaaatataatatttttcatatgagaagaaaggaaaatgtgtgtatttctcAAATGTTTCTGAAATATCACAATGAGATTCATCAAAGGGAGTATTTACAAATGTGGTAAAATGAcaggtgtcagtgtgtgtgtgtgtcagtctcaCCGCTGATATGAAAACGTCGCTTGTCCATCTCTGCATCAAGTCTGCGATGTTGATCAGAACTGTGCCAGGAATGGCAGGTGCATCTATGTACTCCCCAGACCTGCTCTTCACCTAATACACGAGAGAATGTCAGCTCCATGGCATAAAGAGAACAGCGCCCCCACCTGGACTGGGCCATTGCTCCTCCTGTATAGTCCAGCACCATTACAGTAGACTCCCTGAATCATGTGTTTCATGTATCAAGGGATGACAGAGCAATTAGAAAtcatacattttacattttgtttggaCTGAGGTACACTGGGGATAACAAAACgcagttatggggggggggggactgtaccTGCAGGCCTCCTTTGCTGTCCTGAAAGACCAGGGAGATGCTGCCGTAGTCAGAGTGCTCCCCACACCGCAGCTGCCTCTCTTTCACCATCTCACCTCTCACCTGGGGGTAGTACAGGACCCGCAGGGTACTCCCATTCGTACTGCCTACAGGACAGCATATCAACCAGTCACATCCATAAAGATATGGACATATCCTGCCATTTTCAAGCATTTCACCATGTCCAAAACACGTTGAATCATCACAAAGTAAAAGGGacatattttgtaaaaaaacaaaCCCGGAGGTGGCCGAAAGTGCAATATGTCACAGATTTTGGACAGAGATGTCAACAAGGACCCACCTTTATTCTATGGGAAATAATTATCTTGTAAACACTTTTCATATTAATCATTTCCTTGGAAGAGCTAACTTTTGTTCAATTTCAGAAAGGGAGCTAATAATTTTCTATATAACTGTGTATTACCACCACTGTTGACAATTAATGCCTGTCTGAAGTTCATGCTAATAAATCCAGAAAAAGCATGTATTTTAAAcaaaagcaattaaaaaaacaaaataaagacaATAAAGTTCAATAATCCATCTGCAGCATGAAGTAAATTACATAACCATCTACATTACATTTGTATATTACTGTTAAATTCCAGATTAGCATGGAGGCAGCGTGTGACTGCAGATTAAGACCCTGAATGCATGACAGGAAGGTTCAAATTCTGTGGCCAACAAAGCAATTTCACTGTTAGGCCTTAAGCACGGTGCTTAACCCCAAATGCTCTAGACACTGTCTAACCCTGCTTCTCTCTATTGTACAAAGCAATGCacaatgtaaataaatataaataaaaaaatgttacaccttcttcattttttttcacaaaTAAGATCCAGTTATAACGgaattcaagggacctggctaaacagtccattatatccaaagtccgttatatccagagattattatattgtacatgtagtaattcaTCTTTACCAGACCAGATGTGTGACTATTAATAACCCCGACTAGGTATCTGCGCTGGATTACACTGGCATGCCAAGCCCCTtgtgggcggagcctgcatgtccgttatagtcgaacaaaactacagctaaatgccgccctggggaccaaattgtccgttataagtgaaattccgttatatgccagtccgctatatccaatgctttttctgcatgttcttaaaggcacacggccgggaccagcggacctcatccgttatagacgatatttcgttatgagcgagtccactataatgggattttactgtagtatGTTGCTCAAAATAAGCACACAAAACGCCAAACTTGTGTCTATGGACATGTTTAAAATACATGATTACACTGGAGCTGATGcagtaaattacatttattttttataaatgaTGTGGTTGGATCAAACAACATCCTATTTTGCACAAGATAGTTCTCCCATGTATGTCTCTAGTAAGCTAAGCGACTGCAGCCTGTACTCACTCCCTATGCTCTTGTGCGAGTTGACAAAGATGTCCACGTCAATGTCCAGACTCAAGGCCATGACTCTGAGCACGTGGAGGGACAGATCTTTACACCGCATGAAGAATGACTCAAAGGTCTTACGGAAACCTGGTACCACCTCCTCTGCAGGCCAGGCCTGGAAATTGACAGAATTACACTTTAATACACAAACATAAAGCAACATTCAACTATCAGTGGTTAAGTCTAATATCTAAGATGTTAATTGTAGGTTTATTTATCCtgtgcagagacacacacagtgcaGGCAAGTAACCATAATGCAAACTAACGTGAACAAACAGAATATCGTGAAATCAGaaaacaaaggaataaatacaaAGTAACAGATGGTGTCTGAGCAGTTAAACACCAACAGCACTGGACTGTTACTATGTCAAAGAAGTGACTCTTTCCTGACATTATGACTCGAGGAGGGCGGCGGCACATTGGCAGGAGGCATTGCAGTACCTGATGACAGCAGGTAGTGTGAGAGAAAAATTGACTAGAGAGATATTTTTGTATACAGCTTtggaatatatttttatattaatgtaacAATACCTATGTATTAGGCAGCTAACACTCCAGAATATAAGCTTAAGAGAATTAAGAGTTAACCTTAGGGTAGCAATATGTACTTGAGCTTTCTGCTCTTCAGATTTCGCAGAAATGCAAGCTAGAGAACAGAAACATAAGTTTGGAGCGCAGTTATCAGACAGAGCAGGGAAACCACAAAGAGGCTACATGAGCGGGGGGAGCGTGCAGGTGGCCAGAACCATGAAACAAAGGGTGTATAAAGTACATATGCTCCAAGCTCGATACAGACTGCATAAAGTATATGTGTTAAAGTGCATGTGCCCAAACCTAATCGGTTTGATTCGGCTCTGAGGCGGGAGCGCGTGCTATGTGTGTACCACTATAAAAGGTATGTTAACTTAAAGTCCTTCGAGCATTACCACGGCAATAACAGCAAAGTGGTTGCTACCTGAATTCAGAAATAAAGCGACGTCATACCTTGAAGCACTGACTGTCATAAATTTCTACCATAGTAGGAAGGATCCCCGACAGCACTTAGCACACCATGGGAAATGAGCTAGTGATTTACACTCCTACTGTAAATCACCTGCATGCTGTGGTAAAATGGCAAAAGGGAAAATGGCCATAGGATCATTTTTAGTGCACCAAAAGTGAAATAGTCCCCAGTGATATCAAAGGCAATATGATAAAACCTGCATAAAAGAATAAATGTAATGACTTTATAATGTATTTAGAAGATTTGAACATGCTTAACTTATTTAGCAATCAATTTTctagtatataaatatataatagtaGGATACAGAggatttaataaaaatataacagTACTTTTGATAGCATCTTTTGTGTCCCCCTCAGGAAttgctcttaatttttttctcccttttaCTGCCCTGTGCCAACAGTGAAATTAATTATTTAGATAAGACAAAATAATGATTTATGAGTCCCACAAGTCAGAAGTTTACAATTAAGAAATAGAGAATAAAAATGGGAAAATGAGAAAGAAGCTCAGAAATGAGCAGAGCTGCAGTAACAGGCTGCCACTCGCTGGGGGGCGCCAAGCTTGTAAGCAGCAATGGCTCCAAGACACCAGCTCCTGAGAGCACAGCAGGCAGCTCTATGGCCACACGCCTCCAGCTCTGTCTGTAAGGGGCCTGTATGTTCTCCTAACTTTGGCATGGGTTTCTTCCCATAGCCAAAAAATATAAATTAGGAGAACTggtgtttctaaattgcccatagtgtttgATTGTGTGTGTCCTCCGCCTTGCACGCAGACTAGCAGATTCACTGTCACCATGTACTTAATGAGAAGTTCGAGCAGCTGGATAGATATTTGCActcattgaagaaaaaaaaggttTGTTCTAAACTGGTGCATTTACAGCGTCAGGGTGCAGACAGGTGATGTTGAAAGCCTCCTTTAAGTCTCCCGGTCTACTAGGATTTAACCTGTCAATTGAAAAAAATGGGGAcaattaaaaatacacattttgatGTGAACATTAAACAACCCGAAGACAAAAACACGAATACACACCGCTCAGTCTCGAGTCCGACCCAACCGTGGTTATAAGTGTCGCTGGTTCTGCTGAGAGGGATTTTAACGTCTTCCGGGAGGAGAAAGAAATTTTTCGATATTTTCATGATATCATCGATCTGGACGGAGATCAATCATGTGAGCATAAATCACAACTGTGAGGAGCCAAAACAGCGAACTGAATAGTCAATAATTAGTAATAAGTAGTGATGTCGAAGGACCCATTTTCAAGCATGCAGCTCGCTAGCTCTTTGGGGCGGGGTGCGACTCAGCGGGTTAGGATACTGTGCCCGTGATCAGCACCGTAGTTAGGAGAGTGATTTTACCGCTGGGCCCTTCTTTGGCATCTAAGGAAACTAATTCGAATGTAAATGACGTCATGCTTAGCGATCACGTGCCTCGTCTTGGGCTATGCCAGTGTTCTTCAGGTACACAAACCCAACATCAGTGAAAGCCGTGCGCAGGTCCCGGCTCAGCTCCGTCAGCTTCTCATCCGTCACATTTTCACCGAGACGATACACTTCGAAATCAAGCACGGGGATCTCCATGCCGGAAtcctttaaaataaacattaatagGATAGGATCAAAATCATATTTGGGGCCTcacgtgtaaaaaaaaaagtacacatTACAAACGAGCAGAAGGAAACAGTAATGGAGGGCGGAAAATATCATGTCGAGGCCATGGTTTTAGCCTAATTATACTAAATTATCATCACTCTTGCTAGTAATTAAAAGTTAGATTTTATTTACGCTTGAAATCCTTTAATCTGATACATTAGTATTTAATCACAAATACCATGCACTATACCACTGCTGCCCTAATCATACCTTCATGGGATGACAAATGCGTAAAAATCTGTTACAGTCCTAGTTATTTATTGGCAGTATTGGAtgtttatttgaaatgaaacaaaaaatccGCAGAAGTAGCATATACAGTAATTAGGGTCCCATGGTGCTTAAGCGCTCATATAGCCTGTCATTAAAGAAAGGGCTTAAGGGGGGTTAGCCGACAAAAGTTGGGGATCAATCGGCCGTTCGGATAATACGTGACAAACTGCATCCCGTATTAGGACAGTTCAGAAAGAAACACAGTATCGTTCTTTCAGTACATGAGGATCCTGTAATACACAGAAAGGACAGCAACTCGATTCAGATCAATACCATCTTTTTTTGCTTATTCAGTTTTATACGCTTACAGACACAAGGCAGgtaacaactcaggatggggcaccaacccatcgcagggtataCTGAAGTTGGTAAATCCAATTCATCTTAGCacattttttggactgtggggggaaacaaaaagtacccggaggaaaccccacgacgacacgggaagaacatgcaactcCACACACCACGGCGGAGACTTGAAGCCTGGTTCcaaaggcaacaatgctaaccaggGCACCATCGTACCAGCAAAAAGAGAAGTGATATATGTTATGTCTAACTATGGCTGCTGTTTTTGTTCCTATAAGCGGAACCTGGTGTAAGTAAATCCAATGATGTACTGATAAGGCAAACAGATCAAAGAATTCATATAAACGGTATAAAGACAATAATTCAGTCTAACACTATACCTGTGTAACTAGCATGACCTTCTGGGGAGAACTAACCACGTGACACCCAaatgatgaccccccccccccccccccccccactccttccGGATCtaacatccactgcagtttTGACCCTGCTCCCGTAGGAGAATGTGCTTGCATGGGAGAAAAGCACTTTTATGATTGACGCAGCCAAATCGAATAACGGCGCACACATAAACAAGTATACATTTAATACAATGAAGGAGAATGATAAATGCTTTTAggtttattaatattaattgttATGTTGAGAAATGAGAGAATTCCGTCTTGCATCTAAGTGTCGACCACAGcgtgtagctcagtgggctaagcctgcgtGCCTATAATCACAAGATCAAACCCAGCCTCCGCATGACCAGAGGAAAGTCCTTAACTGCCAACTCCCTGGGCGCTATTACGCGTGGTTGCCCTTCACAGataacttactctacaaagagaaTTTCTCCACGGGGATGATAAAAGAGCGATTAGTATTATTTCTTTAGGAAAAACAGAACTCACCGTCTTCGTATGCGTAGTAATAGCCTAATGGCAAACTTGAAACGGCGTTTCAACTTTAACCTAAAGTCCTTAACAAAATTAGACTACATGTGATCTACTCCGAAAAGAAAATCGGTCATACTGTTTCGAAATGTTTCACTTCCACAATTTAAATCCTCCTCTGTAAGAAGTAATTATAAAAGATGTTTTGAAATTTGCACAGATCGTATATTTAACGTACACTTTGATGAAGCTTCCTTATTAATATCAAAACTGCTTTATTAATATTGGTGAAACGTGCTGGTACGTGAACGCAAAATTAAAGAGTGTAGGTTAGAATGTGTGTTGCCTAGAATTGCTTAGATGATGGATATGTTaatagaaacatataataatagtgtaaatgtttatatagttttatattgggctgtGCGGGGACTTGAACACCCGGTCAGAAATTCAGTCAATGAACAATTTGCCATAGAAAAGTATTCAACTAAGTACTCAAAGAGCTTTTTAACACGTCGTGTTGACGTGGTATAAAAATGCATGCCTACAACGTGAAAAGTTGAACCTTACTGTGAAATCACACTTGCATTatgtgaaattatatttaataatgaCTGTCAAATGAAAATCACAACGTTGTTACGACATACAATTTAAAGATTATATGTAGACGATATAGAGTTACTAAGTTGCCCAtaggaggggcggcatggtggtgcagtggttagcactgttgcctcacacctctgggacccgggttcgagtctccgcctgggtcacatgtgtgtggagtttgcatgttctccccatgtcgtcgtggggtttcctccgggtactccggtttccccccacagtccaaaaacatgctgaggctaattggagtcgctaaattgcccataggtgtgcatgtgtgagtgaatggtgtgtgagtgtgccctgcgatgggctggccccccatcctgggttgttccctgcctcatgcccattgctaccgggataggctccggaccccccgcgacccaataggataagcggtttggaaaatggatggatggatggacaggtgtcagtgtgtgtgtgtgtgggtcagtcTCACCGCTGATATGAAAACGTCGCTTGTCCATCTCTGCATCAAGTCTGGGATGCTGATCAGAACTGTACCAGGAATGGTAGGTGCATCTGTGTACTCCCCAGACCTGCTCTTCACCTAATACACGAGAGCAGGGTGGTCCAGTAGTACAGGATCTGGAGGGAAGCAAATCGCCTACAGGACAGCACACCAAACAGTCACATCCATAAAGAAATGGAATTCAGAAGCACTgaagttttacatttttaaatgttttctgtgaccaagaatatagacttaaagTAATCTTAATTATACACAAATAATGTTTGATTAAATAAAACAGTGCAACTGAGCATACGCTTGTTGGCGggctggtcgctcgaaagacACCGAAACGCGGAAGaactacaacccccccccccaccaaaaaaaaacaaaacaattaacaATTAATTGACTAACAGTCAAAAACACTACTGTAATTTcgaaaatgtgctttttttttaaattatgcctaaaatttttatgtacatttcatgaTGCGACGCGTTGTATGGCGATGAACTTCTTTGTACTGTAAACAAACAATACGCATGTCATGAGGCACGGAGCAGTGAAACACGAGCTGGAATCCTGGAAGTTAAGGAACATGGGGTTTATTCAGGGTCGTACACAGGGAACGACAGCAACTCGAAACAGCTCATCAATCggggattccacatgaggtaaTGAGGGGGCGTAGCACACAACCCGGTTTGGACTGTAGGCTGTGCCTCGCTATGCGAACCTGAGGAACTTCCTGTGTGTGGGATAGATGTCTATGTGAAAATAGGCATCTGACAGATCGATCGTCACGAACCAATCGCCTGGCCGAATCGACTGACAGAGGGTTTTGTGCGTCAACATCCTGAAAGCGTTCAACACACGGAGATCCACAACAGGGCGAGGGGAAAAACACTCTTTTTTTTGGAATGACAAAGTAACGGGATAAAAACCCTGCCAACAACCCTCATTGCTCGCTTAGGTAGCAAAGACCCGATCTCATCATCTAGGACCTGAGCCGAATCGCCGAGGGCTACAGAAACACACCGTTGAACCTGGGTGGCCTCGTAGCAAACTGTAGCCTGTAACCTCGAGAAATTGTGGACAAAACCGATGGGTGCACCACACATGAGCACCACTTCATTACCTGAGCAGACAGCGGCCCCTTGAAAAGTCCTGCATCTGTGGCGCCTGGTGATGACGTCACTCCACCCCGGGGGGAACAGAAACTCCAGACTGAGGAGCATGAGCTCCCCCTGGAGATGGAGTTCGGGAAAGATTTTTTATatcctttattttatattttataaaatatataacaatggGGAGCAAGTCGCCCTCGGCTTTCAGCTGGCTGTGACAATGCaaactttatttttgtttcccCCCAAACTGAAAAGTGCTTGGTGACTCTGTCACAGAACTCTCTCTCCTGAACTTGAGGAGACCTTACACTGCAGACCCCCTGAACAAGAGGAGCCTTTAAAAGCAGAACACAAGGGTTATCTGCCCCCAACCTCATCCTCTTTGAaggagggggtgggtgggggtggctagGCATCAGGCGGCCCACTTCTTCCCGGGGTGGGGCGGACGGTTCTTTGCTGCGACAGCTGCAAAGGAGTGCTTCCTCCATGGCTGTCGAGCCACCTGCTGTCCACCCGGAGCTGGACTCTGGCCCCGGCCTGCCTCCTTCTTGCCATAGCTGCTAGTGCTGCAAAGCTGGATCTGGCTGCCTGAGGGGGGCGAGGTTGCTGTTTGCCAGGTAGACAGAGGCTCCAGCTTCCTGAGGGAGCTGGTTTCCCTCATTTTATCCAGGGCTGGGCCAGAAAGACCTTTGGAGGGGTCATAGGCTGCATCCACCTTCACGGTGAGATTGTTTACGTTGTGTTGAAAAGGACAAAACAGCACATTACAGGAACCATAAATGTTGAAAGGAAAAGTACAAACCTGTATTTGTTATTAAGGTTTGTATAGGAGGATTAAACACCAAATAAGAGTTTTGGGACTAAATTGTAGGAGTGCAAAAAAATAAGATTGCATGCTCAGGCCGTCATCTTACCACCCCCCTTTTTTCTTCTGCTCGGAACTGCTTCAAAAAAAGATGTTGTCTTATAAGATGTAAATTTTGAAGACCCCTAAttcctgtatttttttattcattttttatatataaaaaaaaaacttccccaTGTTCTATTTTGTATATTCATCATCGTTTGTCTTTCCTTACTTCTCCCCTTTTATATGCTCAGGATTTTGTGATACTGCTACTTATATATTGTTGCCTTGTTGTTTGTATATACAggcactcctctacttacgaactttcagacatacgaaggAAGAAGACTGTAAGCTCAAATTGTGTTCCtcaggctcccgtttcctgtccgcatcaattttttttctgcgtaccagttccgcctagtacgactcctggccgctactcccgccgcgcagcagggtagcgtgcgtactcccagcatcctagttctttgtactcgcgtatgcccttaaaatgatgatgaataatgacttacaagcatttcaagttacgaaagGCCGTTCGGAacatatctcattcgtaagtagaggagcatctctactctaaagttttttttttattaaatatatttaaaaaaaaccacACGCCATATTTTACAGCAGTTTTCGATTTGCAACTCCTAAACGTCATAAGCCACGTACAGTTATggtcaaaagtttacatacacttGTAAAGAACATAATATCATGGCTCTCTTGAGTTTCCCGTTATATCCACAACTCTGATTTTTCTCTGATAGAGTGATTGGAACAGATACTTCTTTGTcacaaaaaacattcatgaagttTGGTTCTTTCATGACTTTATTATGGGTTAACAGAAAAAAGTGATCATATCTGCTGGgtcaaaaatatacatacagcAACATAAATTCGCAATTTTGGTGACTTAGAAAGTTGTGTCAGTGAAATGAGCTTCATAGCATGGCCTCTTAACTTCTTGTGAGTGATTATGAGTGACTACAGCTGGTGACTTCTCTGAGGCCATTTAAATAGGGCTCATTGGATACAAACGTCCACAAACGCTACAATGGGAAAGTCAAAGGAGCTCAGTATGGATCTGAAAAAGCGAATTATTGACTTGAACAAGTCAGGAAAGTCACTTGGAGCCATTTCAAAGCAGCTGCAGGTCCCAAGAGCAACAGTGCAAACAATTGTTTGTAAGTATAAAGTGCATGGCACTATTTCATCACTACCACGTTCAGGAAGAAAACGCAAGCTATCACCTGCTGCTGAGAGAAAATTGGTCAGGAGGGTAAAGAGTCAACCGAGAACCACCAAAAAGCATCTCTGCCAAGAATTAGAAGCTGCTGGAACACAGGTGTCATTGTCCACAGTCAAGCGTTTTGCATCTCCATGGACTGAGAGGCTGCCGTGCAAGAAGGAAGCCCTTGCTCCATAAGCGGCACCTTAAGGCTCGACTGAAGTTTGCTGCTGATCACATGGACAAAGATGAGACCTTCTGGAGGAAAGTTCTGTGGTCAGACGAAACAAAAATCGAGCTTTTTGGCCACAATGCCCAGCAATATGTTTGGAGGAGAAAAGGTGAGGCCTTTAACCCCAAGAACACCATGCCTACCATCAAGCACGGTGGTGGTAGTattatgctgtggggctgttttGCTGCCAATGGAACTGGTGCTTTACAGAGAgtaaatgggataatgaagaagGAGGATTACCTTCAAATTCTTCAACATAACCTAAAATCATCAGCCCGAAGGTTGGGTCTTGGGCGCAGATGGGTGttccaacaggacaatgaccccaaacaCACATCAAAAGTGGtaaaggaatggctaaatcagGCTAGAATTAGGGTCCTGACTTAAACCCCATTGAAAACATGTGGACAATGCTGAAGAAACAAGTCCATGTCAGAAAGCCATCAAATTTAACTGAACTGCACCAATTCTGTCAAGAGGAGTGGTCAAAGATTCAACCAGAAGCTTTCCAGAAGCTTGTGGATGGCTACCAAAAGCGCCTAATTGAAGTGAAAATGGCTAAGGGACATGTAACCAAATATTAgcattgttgtatgtatatttttgacCCAGCAGATATGATCACTTTTTTCTGTTAACCCATAATAAAGTCATGAAAGAACCAcacttcatgaatgttttttgtgACAAAGAAGTATCTGTTCCAATCACTCTATCTGAGAAAAATCAGAGTTGTAGAAATAACGGGAAACTCAAGAGAGCCATGATATTATGTTCTTTACaagtgtatgtaaacttttgaccACAACTGTATGTGTCCGCCCGTGCTACAGTGCGAGTATGCAATT
Coding sequences within it:
- the LOC125705782 gene encoding uncharacterized protein LOC125705782 isoform X25, with translation MQRWTSDVFISADSGMEIPVLDFEVYRLGENVTDEKLTELSRDLRTAFTDVGFVYLKNTGIAQDEIDDIMKISKNFFLLPEDVKIPLSRTSDTYNHGWVGLETERLNPSRPGDLKEAFNITCLHPDAAWPAEEVVPGFRKTFESFFMRCKDLSLHVLRVMALSLDIDVDIFVNSHKSIGSSTNGSTLRVLYYPQVRGEMVKERQLRCGEHSDYGSISLVFQDSKGGLQVKSRSGEYIDAPAIPGTVLINIADLMQRWTSDVFISAKHRVMLPPPGDTSTRQSLVFFAQPGDDIIITCCDGSKKYPPVKTGDYFLERFNETYGQK
- the LOC125705782 gene encoding uncharacterized protein LOC125705782 isoform X22; the protein is MQRWTSDVFISADSGMEIPVLDFEVYRLGENVTDEKLTELSRDLRTAFTDVGFVYLKNTGIAQDEIDDIMKISKNFFLLPEDVKIPLSRTSDTYNHGWVGLETERLNPSRPGDLKEAFNITCLHPDAAWPAEEVVPGFRKTFESFFMRCKDLSLHVLRVMALSLDIDVDIFVNSHKSIGSSTNGSTLRVLYYPQVRGEMVKERQLRCGEHSDYGSISLVFQDSKGGLQVKSRSGEYIDAPAIPGTVLINIADLMQRWTSDVFISAKHRVMLPPPGDTSTRQSLVFFAQPGDDIIITCCDGSKKYPPVKTGDYFLERFNETVSQRIQGPIL
- the LOC125705782 gene encoding uncharacterized protein LOC125705782 isoform X3, with product MQRWTSDVFISADSGMEIPVLDFEVYRLGENVTDEKLTELSRDLRTAFTDVGFVYLKNTGIAQDEIDDIMKISKNFFLLPEDVKIPLSRTSDTYNHGWVGLETERLNPSRPGDLKEAFNITCLHPDAAWPAEEVVPGFRKTFESFFMRCKDLSLHVLRVMALSLDIDVDIFVNSHKSIGSSTNGSTLRVLYYPQVRGEMVKERQLRCGEHSDYGSISLVFQDSKGGLQVKSRSGEYIDAPAIPGTVLINIADLMQRWTSDVFISAKHRVMLPPPGDTSTRQSLVFFAQPGDDIIITCCDGSKKYPPVKTGDYFLERFNETYRTQGHDEEHNQVSEKAGTSKKRKLDSENKPKQKLHKKLQKGKFSK
- the LOC125705782 gene encoding uncharacterized protein LOC125705782 isoform X1, which codes for MQRWTSDVFISADSGMEIPVLDFEVYRLGENVTDEKLTELSRDLRTAFTDVGFVYLKNTGIAQDEIDDIMKISKNFFLLPEDVKIPLSRTSDTYNHGWVGLETERLNPSRPGDLKEAFNITCLHPDAAWPAEEVVPGFRKTFESFFMRCKDLSLHVLRVMALSLDIDVDIFVNSHKSIGSSTNGSTLRVLYYPQVRGEMVKERQLRCGEHSDYGSISLVFQDSKGGLQVKSRSGEYIDAPAIPGTVLINIADLMQRWTSDVFISAKHRVMLPPPGDTSTRQSLVFFAQPGDDIIITCCDGSKKYPPVKTGDYFLERFNETRAFVRSSTDVGREGLARGLRTDSSQRCSVQASQVPPHQTRSSMSLWTLLCALVRSQCWIRKGPSPNCSHNVGSMKLSRMALNAAA
- the LOC125705782 gene encoding uncharacterized protein LOC125705782 isoform X23: MQRWTSDVFISADSGMEIPVLDFEVYRLGENVTDEKLTELSRDLRTAFTDVGFVYLKNTGIAQDEIDDIMKISKNFFLLPEDVKIPLSRTSDTYNHGWVGLETERLNPSRPGDLKEAFNITCLHPDAAWPAEEVVPGFRKTFESFFMRCKDLSLHVLRVMALSLDIDVDIFVNSHKSIGSSTNGSTLRVLYYPQVRGEMVKERQLRCGEHSDYGSISLVFQDSKGGLQVKSRSGEYIDAPAIPGTVLINIADLMQRWTSDVFISAKHRVLLPPPGDMSTRQSLAFFGHPDDDFTITCCDGSNKYPPVNSLAYLLKRFNESYGEMETTS
- the LOC125705782 gene encoding uncharacterized protein LOC125705782 isoform X4 gives rise to the protein MQRWTSDVFISADSGMEIPVLDFEVYRLGENVTDEKLTELSRDLRTAFTDVGFVYLKNTGIAQDEIDDIMKISKNFFLLPEDVKIPLSRTSDTYNHGWVGLETERLNPSRPGDLKEAFNITCLHPDAAWPAEEVVPGFRKTFESFFMRCKDLSLHVLRVMALSLDIDVDIFVNSHKSIGSSTNGSTLRVLYYPQVRGEMVKERQLRCGEHSDYGSISLVFQDSKGGLQVKSRSGEYIDAPAIPGTVLINIADLMQRWTSDVFISAKHRVMLPPPGDTSTRQSLVFFAQPSDDIIITCCDGSNKYPPIKTGDYLLERFNETYRTQGHDEEHNQVSEKAGTSKKRKLDSENKPKQKLHKKLQKGKFSK
- the LOC125705782 gene encoding uncharacterized protein LOC125705782 isoform X6, coding for MQRWTSDVFISADSGMEIPVLDFEVYRLGENVTDEKLTELSRDLRTAFTDVGFVYLKNTGIAQDEIDDIMKISKNFFLLPEDVKIPLSRTSDTYNHGWVGLETERLNPSRPGDLKEAFNITCLHPDAAWPAEEVVPGFRKTFESFFMRCKDLSLHVLRVMALSLDIDVDIFVNSHKSIGSSTNGSTLRVLYYPQVRGEMVKERQLRCGEHSDYGSISLVFQDSKGGLQVKSRCGEYIDAPAIPGTVLINIADLMQRWTSDVFISAKHRVMLPPPGDTSTRQSLVFFAQPSDDIIITCCDGSNKYPPIKTGDYLLERFNETYRTQGHDEEHNQVSEKAGTSKKRKLDSENKPKQKLHKKLQKGKFSK